In Thiofilum sp., the genomic window GAAGTATCGGAGGGGCTAGGTAGGTTTAAGCCTCGACCAATTTGAGCGTCGTGCTCGGAGTGGATGGACTGAATAATAGAGGTTAATTTAATAATATGCTGCTCTTGTTCTTGGAGTTTTTTCAGGTGTGACTCAGAACGCTTGCGGCTATCTTCTAGTGCCTTGCGTGTTTCTAGAAAGTAGCCGTAATCATTACTGGCATCTAATAAACTCACTGCTTTGGCTCGGTTTTCCTCTACTTGTTTGAGTTGTTGGCGTAGGCGATTATTTTCCTCTACTGCACAATCATACTGATTACGTAGCCCGTCCAATTCTTGGTGAGTTAACACATCCTGCTGAGTGCGGCGTACATGGCTGATCCACCAACCTAAACCCACTCCTAATGCCATAGCACTGAGGCTGAAAATAATAGCTGATAATGAAAGATCCAACATTTAAGGTTTGTCCTGTAACACTGTCAGGGCAATACGTTGATTAGTGGTACGTCCTGAACGAGTTGTATTAGTGGCTATAGGACGGGTAGAACCATACCCTGTAGCGACTAACTGTTTGGGATTAATACCGTTACTAATGAGGTAGTTGACTACTGCTTGTGCCCGCGCTTGACTCATCGCTAAATTACCCAAGGCAGTACCACTATTGTCAGTGTGACCCGATATTTCTATTTTAATATCAGGATACTGTTTAATCTCATGGACTAATTTATTTAATACTCCAAAACTTTCCGCAGTGAGTGAGGCTTGCGCATAATGAAAGCGAATATTAGTTAAACTAATCTGTTCTAACGGGTGATCTTGGGAAGGGCTATAAAGTCCATTCTCATCAAGATCATTGGCGTTGGCATTAAAGTCGATAACAGGGGTATTTAGGTTGGTGTAAGTAGCCGTTTTAATACTGCGTACACCCTCAATCTCATTTAAGCGGGCTAAATGGGGATTGAGGCGTTCGGCTTCTGCTTTGGCTAGCCATAATGTTCCATCCCGCCCACTAAATTGCACCTGTGCTTCCATGAAGCCTAATTGATCTAGTGCTTGACGGGTACGTTGGATTAGATCGATCTCAATACTGTTTTGTTTCCAAATTACTGTAATAGCTGCCAAACCCGCAATAAATAGGCTAGTTATTATAGTAAGCGTCACCATGGGATTCTGAGTACGTTTAGAAGGACTCATGACATTTATTCTCCCTAATGCTGTTAACTGAGGTTAACGAATCGCTTGAGACTTCCTTGTTTACCCGTCATTGGCTTTAATGCTCTGCTGACGGATTATTATGAAGGACTGAATATAGTTAACTAGAATACTAAGGATGTTCGTTTCTAGGTTTCAGACTAAATGCGTTTATACTGGAGATTCGCTATCAGGCTATAAACGATAGTATTTCCCGTGCTTGTTGTTTTTGGGCTTCATCGCCATCCCGCAATACTTCCTGTAGTAATTCAGAGGCTGCTTTTGCATCACGCTTATCTAAATATGCGCGTGCAATATTGAGCTTTAAATTGCCCTCATTAAAGCCTAAAGCGAAATGTCCGGGTAGGGGTTCAGTCACTTGCATGCCACTGTCTACTTTGAGCACATCGGGGGCATTGCTAGGGGCTGTGGATGGTGTAAGCACCGGCTTAGTGGCAACCGTACTCTCTGTTGAGCGACGGCGCACCAGCCATAATAGAGGGAGCAATAATAAAGCCGTACCCCCTGCTAAGAACCAAGGTAAGTTGGAGCTTTGCTGTTTGGTTTGCAGATTTAAAGTCAGTTGGCTATTGAGGTCGCGTGCTTCTTGGAGTGCTTGGCTGAGTTCTTTATTCGTGTTTTGTTGTGTGGTGAGCTGAGTTTTTATATCAGCTAGTTGTTGATCACTTTTAGCCGCTAAATCACGGGCTTCTTTTAGCTGCGCTTCTAAGGTTGCGTAATCGTCTTGTGCTTTTTTTAGGTCATTGCTGAGTTTAGTGCTTAACTCATTAGCTGCTGCCGCTTGGGTGGGGTCAACGGTAGTGGTAGCTATTTTTTCATTGAGCGCAGTAATTTTGCTTTCAAGCTGTTGAATAGTTGCGTCATAGCTTTTTTGTTCGCTCTCAAAACGCTTGATCAGCAGCTTTAATTGGGTATTTTCTTCTTCAAGGGCAGGATTGGGGGCAGTGGCAGTGACGGTCGCCTGTTCAGCTTCAAAACGCTTGATCAGGAGTTTCAGTTCACCGTTTTCTTTTTCTACTGCTTGTAATTGAGTATTGAGCGACTGTTTCTCAGTATTCAGTAGCTCAATACGGGCTTGAGCTTCTAACTCTAAGGTTTGTGGGGCCTCATCATCTAGGGTTAATTGTTTACCGACAATGAGGCGATTAGGGTTATTAGCGACAAAGGCATTGGGGTTATTAGCGTGTACTTTACGCATAATCTCAAGCGGATTATTCGCATTGGGATAGTGCGTGTAAATAATATCGCTTAAAGTATCATTCGGTTGAATAGTAATAGTTTTAGCTTCAGCAGCGGAGGCAATTAAGCACAGCAAACCCACTTTAGATAATAAAGGGAGCGAGTAAGAGAGATGCTTAATGGGGTTAAGTGCATTCATTGTAACTACTACTTTGCAACTAAATATATAAAATCACAGCATCCTGTGGTGGCTAATCAAAAGGATGACCACTAGGAAATCAGTAGTGTGCTTAGATAATTTTAGCAATACTTTCTGAGGCGCGTTTTACATCTAAGAAAATTAAGCCTAGACGCGCATTCGGTTTTGCTAAAACAGTTACTACTGCATCTTTTCCGGCGTGAGTCATTAGAATATAGCCGTGATCACCTTTAATCAGCACTTGCTCTAATGCACCGCGTGCTAATTCCTCTGAAGTACGATCACCAAGGGACAGCATAGCCGCACTCATGGCACCGACTCGATCCTCATCCATGCCACTAGGCAGCATAGAGGCAATCATTAGACCGTCTGTTGATAATACTGCTGAGGCTTCAATGTCAGCAGATGACCCATTCAGATCGCTCAGGATCGAGCTAAGCATTTCGGATCGCATATTATTGTCTCCTTGCGATGATTCATCTTAACGATGTTCAATTTATAGTGATTCTAGCTTAGTGGAGCCATAGCGTAATTCCAAAGCCCAAATCAATTGCTTGAATAAGGGTTGGTTAAATTGTGGTATTCCACCAATAATTAGGGTAAACCGATTATTACCAATATATACCGGCCAAAACCCTAACTCGCTGTTTCCTGTAGCATCTATTAAACCCCAGGCACGTTGATTATAGCGAAGATTACCTTGCAATAATGCTTTATGTCGCGCATAAACCGCCGTTAAATTAGCACTTAATGCGGCTAATTCTTCAGCAGCTTCATGAGGAAATCCGGCGCTGCCTAAATATAAACCACGACTTTCAGCCAGTACCGCTTTACCCTCATCGGAGAGTGCACGTAATAAATTAGGTAAAATACGCTCTAAGGATTCTTGCGGAGCTTGCTCTAGTTGTTCTAAACCGATAATTAAGCCAGCTTCTTGTAACCAGTGCACAAACTCAAGCGCTCTTTGACGTTTCATACCACTAAGCCGACAGGCTACGTCGGTGTTAAATAAAGGTGTTTGACTTTCCTGTAGTAAGCGATGCAAAAAGAGACGCCCAGGCTCTTCATGATTATCTTGTACTGTGTAATAAACGCCGCCCGGTGTTACTCCTAAATATAAATTATCACTTAATACATATTCACTCATCGACAGAAACCCCCGGATCTAGTGAGTAAAGTAGTGCTTGCACCAGTGTTATAACATCATTACGGCTGCGTGCATCTACCTCAAAAATCGGAGCTTTTAAACCTAATTGCTCTAACCATTGACGGTATTCAGTAAGCCCCGGTCTGCGTTGTAAATCCATTCTGGTAATACCCACTACCAGTTGTTGTTGTTCAATAAATTCACGAAACGCATGAGTATAAAACTTCATATCCTGAAAGGGGTCTTTACGGGTATTATCTAATAAAAGTATAAGCCCAATACCGCCTTTAATCAGAATATTCCACATAAAATCAAAACGCTCCTGCCCCGGAGTGCCATATAAATGGATACGTTCATCCCCATCTAGCGTAATCAAGCCATAATCCATCGCCACGGTCGTTTGTGGTTTACGACTTTGCGTCATATCTGACGCCATTGCATCAGTAGTAACAGTACGAATATCGCTAATTGAATTAATAGCGGTCGTTTTTCCTGAACCGACAGGGCCGGTGAAAATGATTTTTTTGTTGGTTACACTCATACAGTTACTTTGCGCCTCCTCCGAGTAGACGCTTCAACAAACGAGAGAAGAGTCCGCGATTTTTCTTGGGTTCGGTTGTTGGATTGGGTTTAGGAGCAGCTTGCTCCCGATGTAACAACTGGAGGTAACTGGCTGCACTATGAAAGGCAAATACATAGCGTTGTGGAATACCTAGTTGTTTGGCTATGTCAAATGGGGTGGCGACTTGTTGATTCCACAAAGCGGCTATGCTCATGACATGCGGAATGGATTCCAAGCGGGTCAAATTAGGCCAATGCTTGAGCCGATACGTTTGAGTAGGCTCATACAATGGGCTTAAACGTCCCCCAGACGTTAATAAGGCAGTAGTCCAAAGGCAAGCCTCTAGATCGTAAAGATGGGTAGGATGCTGTTGGGTATAAGCGTCTAGTTGAGCCTGTTCAGCAGCATTAGGTGTGTGAATGTGTACTTGATTTAACATATTGGCATTAGTACACAAATTAGCAAATTCAGCACCGTGGATGTCTAAGGAGCTAAAAGCATAATACGGCTGAGGTTGCAGTAAAATATAGTGCTGGCGTGTGATAAAGACCTGAAAGACTTGCCCCGTTTGTTTGGCTTGTTGAGCCGCTTGCATTAGTGGACCTAATAGATACTGATTCGCATCAAAAATATGTCGATTACGCTGTAAATTGTCTGGCGTAGTATCTGGCAAAGTACCACACAATAAAGCCCAACGTTGCTGGCGTTTCACGGGGTCTTCGCTACTGGGTGGCTCAGCCATTGAGGTGACGGTATCCCGTACTAGCAGTGGTTTAGGACTACGCGTGGCACTAGGTGGAGTGCTGTTGCTAGGCTTAGGAGGCGCACTCGCTGTAGAAAGGTTAGTTAGACTCTCCTCTAATACTACTGCTTTAGACTCAGTTACTTTAGGTGGTTCCGGCGGTGGCGCAGCACTCACCTTGGGAGCAGGGTTCAAACCAAAACTAGGTAAGTTCGCAAAGTGTTGTGGTTGCGGCGTTTTAGGTGCTTCAACGCTAACAGGTTTAGGAGCTGGAACGGGTAAGGGCGTAGGTGTAGTAATAGGGGCTATTGGTTGGGGTTTTAATAGTCCACTACTTTGCAGTAAAGCTTGTACCCGCTGAGCTGCCTCTGTTAATGCCTTAGAGGTTAAAGGTTTCGCTACCCAAATACTATTAGGCAAACTAACATCACGAATAGAAAGGACAATGCATGGGCTAGGTTGATTTAAATGCAGTTTCTCCCACTCTTCGCGTGCGCCGGGATGATCGTAGTCAATAATAAAGGCCTCAGCCTCATGGGCGGACGTAATGCGAAATAAAGTTTTACCAGCTCCTGCAAAAAAGAACTCTAAAATGGCTCGATTATGAGGACTGATGGTGAGCAGGCTTACTTTGAGGGTGTCATTCTGCATAATCACCAAGGCTCCCATTCTGCGACTGTATTACCATTGTATGGCTTCCTGCCTCTTGTCAAACCATGAATCAGGTACGGTTAGGCCAGCTTGCTGCATAGCATTAATCATCTGATTTAAACGCGCTTGATCACGGGTATACTGATAGATATTTAACAACTCTTGGTCAAGTCTGGGGTCATGAGCGGGACGTAAGCACTCAGTTTCCAATAACTCACGCGCTCGCTCGACTTGTCCATATTCTAAGCAATCATAGACCTCATCTAATATAGACGCATACTGGGCTGTAGTGGTAGTTTTTTGTAGCTTGATGAGTATCTTAGGTTTAGTTTCATTTCCAGAAACCAGAATTGAGCCTTCGCGCCAAGGCGCATCTTGAGCAGGATCAATATTATTTTTAACCCAATCTTCAAAGTAGTTAATATCAGAGCTAGACAAATGCGGGCGGGCTAATTCTAATAATTCTTCGCGCAAGGTTTGCCCAGAGGAGCCTAAGGTAATAAATAAATCTTGGAGTGTGCCCGCTAGTTTACTATGTAGGGGTGACTGCGTGGCTAATAACACCCGCTGCGTATGAGCGCGTAAGTCTTGTGGGTAGCGGCGGATGTGATGGGTAAAGTGACGCCACGTCGATAAAGGATCAAAACTTTCGTCAAATTGTAAGGATTTGACTTCAGGTAGCCTAAAAGCTAAGGCTATTTGCGGCAAACGTTCTGATTTTTCAGCACTAAATAAATTTTCTAACATACACTTTGACAACTACATAGCGGGCTTTGCTTAGTTTATAGTGCGCGAAGTGGTTTTCAACAGAAGTTTTTTTAATTATTAGCAATAAAATTTAGCGTACAATCATTAGTCATGTCAGGGTGCTAAGGCATTACATGAGTTTTGATCAATATTAAACTATATAATGATTGGCACAGTTGTCTCAGTGAGGAAGTTCAATGTTGTATCTAATTGGCCAAATAACTGCTTTCTTAGTTATTGCCACGCTAGGTGGCATGATCTTGGGATGGTGGGGCCGTGGTTTACGTCAACCCAAATTACCAGTCAACACCTTACCCCTGACTACAGATCCTTTTGAGGCTCGCTCCCGTTTAGAACAATGTCATCGGGATAATGCTAATTTGCGGCGTGATCTTAAGGAAGCTGAAGACCATCTCACTAAATTACGTGCTCAGTTAGATACGGTGAGCAGTGATACGGATCTAGTCATGCGTTTACAAGCGACCGAAGATCGGGTAAGCGCATTACTACAAGACTTACAATGGCGCGATGATACAATAGCGGCGTTAGAGCGTGAGCTAGCACAATTACGTACTACGCGTTAAATCTTTTTAATAGCACTGGGAATAACAAAATCGATGTCTGGTAATCCTTCTTCTTTAAATACCTCTCAGTTTGATGCTGATATTGAGGTCATTGGTGATATTGCTTTTCGCGGCAACTTATATTTACAAGGACGAGTCAGTGGCAATATTGTAGCGCCTGTTGATTCGAGTGCGTCTTTACATTTGCAAGAAAATAGTGAGGTGGCGGGTGAAATTCGCGCACCGACTATTATTGTTGCGGGTAAAGTAGCAGGAGATATTTTTGCTTCGGTGCGTATTACGTTGACTGCTAGCGCTGAAGTGACAGGTAATATTCACTATTCAGAAATTAAGGTTGAGCAGGGTGCTACCATTAATGGCAGTTTGATGGCTTTAGGTAGACCCGATGCTTTTTAAATCTACTAGCCCTTAGGGGTTAGTTTAAAAAAATTACCGCATCTACGCTATAATGTAATAATATCTGCGCCAAGTTAACTAGGTTAATTAAAGCCCACTAGGATGTGACTTTGTGAAGCTGAGTTAACTGGATCAGGGCTTCGTGTTTTTTTATCTGTTATTTTATTTGCGGAGATTAATAATGACTCAATTACGTTTAGTATTAGCTGCTTTAGTAGCTGCTTTAGCTTTAACTGCTTGTGGTGGTAAAGATGACAAAGCGGCGGCTCCTGCTGCTGCCCCTGCTGCCCCTGCTGCCGCTGCTCCTGCTGAGCCAGCCGCTGCTCCTGCTGCTGCCCCCGCAGCCGCTCCTGCTGAAGCGCCAAAGCAATAATACTGGCTTAATTTTTAAAGATAGGACGGATTTTCCGTCCTATTTTTTTTCTGGCATGATACCGCTTAGCTTTACCTACCCTTGGGATTGATCATGTCAGAGTCGCATTTTAAATATCATGTGTTTTTTTGTACCAACCAACGCGCTAATGGTGAAAATTGTTGTGCTAATTATAATGCCAATGCACTACGCGACTATACTAAACAGCGTTGTAAGAGTTTGGGGTTAAATGGTAGTGGTAAAGTACGCATTAATAATGCAGGCTGCTTGGATCGTTGCGAGTGTGGTCCGGTGATGGTGGTCTACCCAGAGGCTATTTGGTATAGCTATGTGGATGAGGCAGATTTAGATGAAATCATCGAGAGCCATCTGCAAAAGGGGCAACCGGTTAAGCGCCTGATGATTGATCAAACCCCATGATGCAGCGTTTAAAGTATTATGCCCAGTTGGTACGTTTAGACCGTCCTATTGGGATCTATTTGTTACTTTGGCCAACGCTATGGGCGCTATGGATTGCGGCTGAAGGTATTCCTCCGCTGTCGTTACTCCTGATTTTTGTTTTAGGAGTAGTGTTAATGCGTTCGGCGGGTTGTGCCATTAATGACTATGCGGATCGTGATATTGACCCCCACGTGGAGCGCACCCGTCAGCGCCCGTTAGCCGCAGGGTATATTTCGGCGCAAGAAGCACTACTTATTTGTGCGCTGTTATGCCTGTTAGCCTTTTTGCTGGTGGTACAGCTTAATACTAAAACCATTCTTCTATCGTTAGGTGCGGTCGTATTAGCACTGACCTATCCGTTTATGAAACGTA contains:
- a CDS encoding polymer-forming cytoskeletal protein, whose translation is MSGNPSSLNTSQFDADIEVIGDIAFRGNLYLQGRVSGNIVAPVDSSASLHLQENSEVAGEIRAPTIIVAGKVAGDIFASVRITLTASAEVTGNIHYSEIKVEQGATINGSLMALGRPDAF
- a CDS encoding (2Fe-2S) ferredoxin domain-containing protein, with protein sequence MSESHFKYHVFFCTNQRANGENCCANYNANALRDYTKQRCKSLGLNGSGKVRINNAGCLDRCECGPVMVVYPEAIWYSYVDEADLDEIIESHLQKGQPVKRLMIDQTP
- a CDS encoding OmpA family protein, which translates into the protein MSPSKRTQNPMVTLTIITSLFIAGLAAITVIWKQNSIEIDLIQRTRQALDQLGFMEAQVQFSGRDGTLWLAKAEAERLNPHLARLNEIEGVRSIKTATYTNLNTPVIDFNANANDLDENGLYSPSQDHPLEQISLTNIRFHYAQASLTAESFGVLNKLVHEIKQYPDIKIEISGHTDNSGTALGNLAMSQARAQAVVNYLISNGINPKQLVATGYGSTRPIATNTTRSGRTTNQRIALTVLQDKP
- a CDS encoding ATP/GTP-binding protein; translation: MSVTNKKIIFTGPVGSGKTTAINSISDIRTVTTDAMASDMTQSRKPQTTVAMDYGLITLDGDERIHLYGTPGQERFDFMWNILIKGGIGLILLLDNTRKDPFQDMKFYTHAFREFIEQQQLVVGITRMDLQRRPGLTEYRQWLEQLGLKAPIFEVDARSRNDVITLVQALLYSLDPGVSVDE
- a CDS encoding FimV/HubP family polar landmark protein, whose amino-acid sequence is MNALNPIKHLSYSLPLLSKVGLLCLIASAAEAKTITIQPNDTLSDIIYTHYPNANNPLEIMRKVHANNPNAFVANNPNRLIVGKQLTLDDEAPQTLELEAQARIELLNTEKQSLNTQLQAVEKENGELKLLIKRFEAEQATVTATAPNPALEEENTQLKLLIKRFESEQKSYDATIQQLESKITALNEKIATTTVDPTQAAAANELSTKLSNDLKKAQDDYATLEAQLKEARDLAAKSDQQLADIKTQLTTQQNTNKELSQALQEARDLNSQLTLNLQTKQQSSNLPWFLAGGTALLLLPLLWLVRRRSTESTVATKPVLTPSTAPSNAPDVLKVDSGMQVTEPLPGHFALGFNEGNLKLNIARAYLDKRDAKAASELLQEVLRDGDEAQKQQAREILSFIA
- a CDS encoding roadblock/LC7 domain-containing protein, which encodes MRSEMLSSILSDLNGSSADIEASAVLSTDGLMIASMLPSGMDEDRVGAMSAAMLSLGDRTSEELARGALEQVLIKGDHGYILMTHAGKDAVVTVLAKPNARLGLIFLDVKRASESIAKII